A genome region from Leptodactylus fuscus isolate aLepFus1 chromosome 6, aLepFus1.hap2, whole genome shotgun sequence includes the following:
- the DGKE gene encoding diacylglycerol kinase epsilon, with amino-acid sequence MEDEAGGERGLRLALWTVCAVTIPVLITLWCSVRRSRRTGPAKDGKHCWRDTDLFGRPTYCSVCELHILRGFYCLCCGLCADEPCVWRAGRRYQCKEVMGRSEEPGGIGQSHHWVRGNVPLCSQCMVCGQQCGSQPKLCDYRCIWCQRTVHDDCMEEHLKTENCDLGEFRNLIIPSNYLWTVKQLKRSKSQDFLKLISSSMGSSWTPLIVLANTRSGNNMGEDLVSEFKGLLNPLQVFDLSKTSPYKALQLCTMLPANAAKVLVCGGDGTVGWVLDAVDEMKIKGQENFIPQVAVLPLGTGNDLANTLGWGAGYAGEVPVEQILRNVMEADSVKLDRWKVQVTNKGYSLRKPKVLSMNNYFSIGPDALMALNFHTHREKTPLLFSSRLVNKAVYLFYGTKDCLIQECKDLDKKVELELDGEKISLPNLEGIVVLNIGYWGGGCRLWEGMGDEPYPLSRHDDGLLEVVGVYGSFHCAQIQVKLANPVRLGQAHTVRLILKSSRMPMQVDGEPWAQGPCTVTITHKTHALMLYHVGEQTDDDEDDDPSSDSDQDLQDPVNRDVDM; translated from the exons ATGGAGGACGAGGCGGGGGGTGAGCGCGGGCTGAGGCTGGCGCTATGGACCGTGTGCGCCGTCACCATCCCCGTGCTCATCACCCTGTGGTGCAGTGTGCGGCGCTCCCGGCGGACCGGACCGGCCAAGGACGGCAAACACTGCTGGCGGGACACGGACCTGTTCGGGAGACCCACGTACTGctcggtgtgtgagctgcacatcCTGCGGGGCTTCTACTGCCTGTGCTGCGGCCTGTGCGCCGACGAGCCCTGCGTGTGGAGAGCCGGGAGACGGTACCAGTGCAAGGAAGTGATGGGGCGGAGCGAGGAGCCCGGAGGGATCGGGCAGAGCCACCACTGGGTCCGGGGGAACGTGCCCCTGTGCAGCCAGTGCATGGTGTGCGGCCAGCAGTGCGGGAGCCAGCCCAAGCTGTGTGACTACAG ATGTATCTGGTGTCAGCGCACCGTCCATGATGACTGCATGGAAGAACATCTGAAGACTGAAAACTGTGATCTCGGAGAATTTAGAAATCTCATCATTCCTTCCAATTATCTGTGGACTGTGAAACAGCTGAAAAGGAGCAAAAGTCAGGACTTTCTGAAG TTGATCTCTTCTTCCATGGGGAGCAGCTGGACCCCTTTAATTGTTCTGGCCAACACCCGCAGTGGGAACAACATGGGCGAGGATCTAGTCAGTGAATTTAAAGGTCTTCTAAATCCTTTACAG gtgtttgACTTGAGCAAAACCTCCCCATACAAGGCCCTTCAGCTGTGCACGATGTTACCTGCCAATGCTGCCAAAGTGCTGGTGTGCGGGGGGGACGGCACGGTCGGCTGGGTCCTCGATGCTGTAGACGAAATGAAAATTAAG GGCCAAGAAAATTTTATCCCACAGGTAGCAGTGCTACCCCTAGGAACGGGCAACGACTTGGCCAATACGTTAGGATGGGGCGCGGGCTATGCAGGGGAGGTTCCTGTGGAGCAAATACTCCGAAATGTAATGGAAGCCGACAGCGTCAAGCTGGACAG GTGGAAAGTGCAGGTTACTAACAAGGGCTACAGTCTGAGGAAACCGAAG GTTTTGTCCATGAATAATTACTTTTCGATAGGCCCGGACGCCCTGATGGCACTAAACTTCCATACGCACCGCGAGAAGACTCCCTTGCTGTTTTCAAGCAGGCTTGTTAATAAG GCTGTATACTTATTTTATGGAACAAAGGATTGCCTGATCCAGGAGTGTAAAGATCTGGATAAGAAAGTAGAG CTTGAACTGGACGGGGAGAAGATATCTCTGCCGAATCTTGAAGGAATCGTGGTCTTGAATATTGGTTACTGGGGAGGTGGCTGCCGTCTGTGGGAAGGAATGGGGGATGAGCCGTATCCCTTATCGAG ACACGATGACGGGCTATTAGAAGTTGTTGGAGTTTATGGATCTTTTCACTGTGCTCAGATTCAGGTTAAGTTGGCCAATCCAGTCCGTCTTGGCCAAGCGCACACTGTGAGG CTGATTTTGAAGAGTTCCAGAATGCCAATGCAAGTGGATGGCGAGCCCTGGGCCCAGGGGCCGTGTACAGTCACCATTACCCACAAGACACACGCACTGATGTTGTACCACGTAGGAGAACAAACCGATGACGACGAAGACGACGATCCTTCCAGCGACTCAGATCAAGACCTACAAGATCCTGTGAATCGTGATGTGGACATGTAG